The Patescibacteria group bacterium DNA window TCCGGTCTTGAGTCGGCAAATGATCTCTTGAAATATGCGAATAAGATTTATGTGCTTGAATATGGCGCTGATATAAAGGGAGATCCTGCGACAGTGGAAGCTCTTAAAAAGACGGGTAAGGTGGAGTTTATTCTTCGGGCTGAAACGAAAGAGATACAAGGTGTTAATTTTGTAGAGAAGCTTTTGTATAGAGACCTTTCTGACAATGACACTAATGAGCTTAGTGTCCAAGGAGTATTTGTAAATATCGGTTGGGTGCCGGCGACAAATTTTTTAGATAATTTCGTTAAGCTGAATGAATATGGCGAGGTGGAGATAGACCACAAGACAACACAGACATCTGTGCCTGGTGTATATGCGGCAGGCGATGTCTCGAGCACTTTGTATAAGCAATGTATCATAGCGGCCGGCGAGGGGGCAAAAGCGGCCCTTTCTGCTTATAACTACATATTAGAGAAGGATAAAGGAAAATAATAATTCTTTTAATCTAACTAAAAAATCCGTTCGTCCGCCAGCTGGCGGACGAACGGATTTTTTAGTTATAGTCCGTAGAGTTTATTTATTTGGCAAGCAGATTTTCTATCATCACCTTTATCCCGCAAGCCTTGTTTTCATCACAGAATATTTCTTGTTCATAGACAGGAAGACTGTCAAAGAAGCGAGTATCCGCTTCAAAGTAAGGATATGCTCCTGAAAATGGAATTTGGTTGCCATTTTTATCAATTATTATAGTGAATGGTGTGCCGTTTCCGCCGTTTGCTATCGCTTCTTGCGCGTCTTCCTCAACCTTTGAAGCGTTCCGTTCACTTGAAAGGCATTCTTCAAACTGCACTCGGTCTAATCCTATCGATTCGGCAATATTCGGCAATTCATTTGGATTAAGATTATTATTTGACGGAGTTACTGAATAAAGATTATTGATATATTCCCAGAATTTGGTATTTCCCCCGAGTTCTCTAGCGCACTCTGTCGCTTCAGCCTCTTTGCGGGCTCTTGAATGGAGCGAATCAAGCGGGAGGTGTCTATAAACCCAAGCTACTTTTCCGTCTTTGCCGTACTCATTGGCTATTTGATTCATTGTGCCGTGGAACACTTTGCAGTAAGGGCATTCCGTGTCTGAGAATTCAACTAATTTTATCTCTGCGTCAGGGTTTCCCAAGATATGGTCGTCTTCTGATACCGGTCTTATAGAGATGTTGGAGCCGGTTTCTTTTTTTGTTTTACTTCCGGAATCAGTGCCGTTATTTTTTGTTAAAATTACCGCGCCGCCTATTATAACAGCGGC harbors:
- a CDS encoding DsbA family protein; protein product: MKNNLTIPVAIIVAAVIIGGAVILTKNNGTDSGSKTKKETGSNISIRPVSEDDHILGNPDAEIKLVEFSDTECPYCKVFHGTMNQIANEYGKDGKVAWVYRHLPLDSLHSRARKEAEATECARELGGNTKFWEYINNLYSVTPSNNNLNPNELPNIAESIGLDRVQFEECLSSERNASKVEEDAQEAIANGGNGTPFTIIIDKNGNQIPFSGAYPYFEADTRFFDSLPVYEQEIFCDENKACGIKVMIENLLAK
- a CDS encoding FAD-dependent oxidoreductase; amino-acid sequence: MTEEKKYDVVIIGGATAGMTAAIYAARKKLKTIILTKEIGGQNLKTDRIENFPGFMTIAGKDLTMKIKEQVDRYGVLIEEGAIVEKIDVHPDGKDKFVVHLKGGDVYEARTIIIATGKSPRLLGIPGEKEFENKGVSFCPTCDAPLFGGKDVAVIGSGNSGLESANDLLKYANKIYVLEYGADIKGDPATVEALKKTGKVEFILRAETKEIQGVNFVEKLLYRDLSDNDTNELSVQGVFVNIGWVPATNFLDNFVKLNEYGEVEIDHKTTQTSVPGVYAAGDVSSTLYKQCIIAAGEGAKAALSAYNYILEKDKGK